The following coding sequences lie in one Nonomuraea muscovyensis genomic window:
- a CDS encoding succinic semialdehyde dehydrogenase produces MHVTSSGATRRITAPFTGEPLAELPVSSADDVSAAYAKARAAQAEWAARPVAERVRPFLRLHDALLDRRGEILDIVQNETGKARKHALEEVLDVAGCALYYARRAPRLLAPRRRQGVFPVATRVAELRRPKGVVALITPWNYPLSLGVTDAVPALLAGNAVVHKPDTQTALSALWTIDLLAELGMPRDIWQVVLGEPADIGDALLDGADYVAFTGSTRGGRKIAEEAAKRLIGCSLELGGKNPMLVLDDADLDHAVQGAIRACFSNAGQLCLSIERLYVHASVFDAFAERFAAQVRAMKLGPGHDWSVQMGSLTSRRQLDAVTAHVDDALAKGATLLAGGRARPDLGPLFYEPTVLTGVTQDMELCRNETFGPVVALHPFASDDEAVELANDTIYGLNASVWTANLARGRALAGRIKAGTVNINEGYGSAWASYDAPMGGMKASGLGRRHGAEGLLRYTEAQTVASQASWLGFEPPAGVPYEKWAGVLSTTLKTMRRLRLK; encoded by the coding sequence ATGCATGTGACGTCCAGTGGCGCGACCCGGCGCATCACCGCGCCGTTCACCGGCGAGCCACTCGCCGAGCTGCCCGTCTCCAGCGCCGACGACGTCAGCGCGGCCTACGCCAAGGCCCGTGCCGCACAGGCGGAGTGGGCGGCGCGGCCGGTCGCCGAGCGGGTGCGACCCTTCCTGCGGCTGCACGACGCGCTGCTCGACCGCCGCGGCGAGATCCTCGACATCGTCCAGAACGAGACCGGCAAGGCCCGCAAGCACGCCCTGGAAGAGGTGCTGGACGTCGCGGGCTGTGCCCTCTACTACGCCCGGCGCGCCCCGCGCCTGCTCGCCCCGCGCCGCCGCCAGGGCGTCTTCCCCGTGGCGACGCGCGTGGCGGAGCTGCGCCGCCCCAAGGGCGTGGTCGCGCTGATCACGCCGTGGAACTACCCGCTGTCGCTCGGCGTCACCGACGCCGTGCCGGCTCTCCTCGCGGGCAACGCCGTCGTGCACAAGCCCGACACGCAGACCGCGCTGTCGGCGCTGTGGACCATCGACCTGCTGGCCGAGCTGGGCATGCCGCGCGACATCTGGCAGGTCGTGCTGGGCGAGCCCGCCGACATCGGCGACGCGCTGCTCGACGGCGCCGACTACGTGGCCTTCACCGGTTCCACCCGCGGCGGCAGGAAGATCGCCGAGGAGGCGGCCAAGCGGCTCATCGGCTGCTCCCTGGAGCTCGGCGGCAAGAATCCGATGCTGGTGCTCGACGACGCCGACCTCGACCACGCCGTACAGGGCGCGATCCGCGCCTGCTTCAGCAACGCGGGCCAGCTCTGCCTGTCGATCGAGCGGCTGTACGTGCACGCGAGCGTGTTCGACGCCTTCGCCGAGCGCTTCGCGGCGCAGGTGCGCGCCATGAAACTGGGCCCGGGCCACGACTGGTCGGTGCAGATGGGCTCGCTCACCTCGCGCCGCCAGCTCGACGCGGTCACCGCGCACGTGGACGACGCACTGGCCAAGGGCGCCACGCTGCTCGCCGGCGGCCGGGCCAGGCCCGACCTCGGCCCGCTGTTCTACGAGCCCACGGTGCTGACCGGCGTCACGCAGGACATGGAGCTGTGCCGCAACGAGACGTTCGGCCCGGTGGTCGCCCTGCACCCGTTCGCCTCCGACGACGAGGCGGTGGAGCTGGCCAACGACACCATCTACGGGCTCAACGCCTCCGTCTGGACCGCGAACCTCGCACGCGGCCGCGCCCTGGCCGGCCGGATCAAGGCCGGCACGGTGAACATCAACGAGGGCTACGGCTCCGCGTGGGCCTCCTACGACGCCCCCATGGGTGGGATGAAGGCGTCCGGCCTGGGCCGCAGGCACGGCGCGGAGGGCCTGCTGCGCTACACCGAGGCGCAGACCGTGGCCTCGCAGGCGTCGTGGCTCGGGTTCGAGCCGCCGGCCGGCGTGCCGTACGAGAAGTGGGCCGGCGTCCTGAGCACCACGCTGAAGACGATGCGGCGGCTGCGCCTGAAGTGA
- a CDS encoding PLP-dependent cysteine synthase family protein: MTWETRALDLLRAGPPTPLIELPAAAPGVRLLLKDESAQPTGSLRHRHARVLFRQAVLDGLVTEGTPVVEATGGNAAVAQAWFARRLGLPYIVVMPGARGEERARPVEELGGECRFVTPPLAIYDAARRVAREAGGHFLDQFGRAAEHDLADELFAQVLPDWVVVGAGTGATSAALGRRARHGSGELRDRPRVAVADPENSAYFPGWTLDEPAYATGMPSRVEGIGRPRMEPGFRPDLVDVVVPVPDAASVAAARRIRAVTGLAVGASSGTALWAALELVERLRAKGEGGTVVSVVGDAHPRHLATCHDDGWAAAKGLDWRAHADEVLRRTS, encoded by the coding sequence ATGACGTGGGAGACGAGAGCGCTGGACCTGCTGCGGGCGGGCCCGCCGACGCCGCTGATCGAGCTGCCCGCGGCGGCGCCGGGCGTGCGGCTGCTGCTGAAGGACGAGTCGGCGCAGCCCACCGGCAGCCTGCGGCACCGGCACGCCAGGGTGCTGTTCCGGCAGGCGGTGCTCGACGGGCTGGTCACCGAGGGCACCCCCGTGGTTGAGGCCACCGGCGGCAACGCGGCGGTGGCGCAGGCATGGTTCGCCCGGCGGCTCGGCCTGCCGTACATCGTGGTGATGCCGGGGGCGCGCGGCGAGGAGCGGGCGCGGCCGGTGGAGGAGCTGGGCGGGGAGTGCCGCTTCGTCACGCCGCCCCTGGCGATCTACGACGCGGCCCGGCGGGTGGCCCGCGAGGCCGGCGGGCACTTCCTCGACCAGTTCGGCCGGGCGGCCGAGCACGACCTGGCCGACGAGTTGTTCGCCCAGGTGCTGCCCGACTGGGTCGTGGTGGGCGCGGGCACCGGCGCCACCTCGGCGGCCCTGGGCCGGCGGGCCCGCCACGGATCCGGCGAACTCCGGGACCGTCCTCGGGTGGCGGTGGCCGACCCGGAGAACTCCGCCTACTTCCCCGGCTGGACGCTCGACGAGCCCGCCTACGCGACCGGCATGCCGTCGCGCGTCGAAGGCATCGGCAGGCCGCGGATGGAGCCGGGGTTCCGGCCCGATCTCGTGGACGTGGTGGTCCCCGTGCCCGACGCGGCGAGCGTGGCGGCGGCGCGGCGCATCCGCGCGGTGACGGGCCTGGCCGTGGGCGCCTCGTCGGGCACGGCCCTGTGGGCCGCGCTGGAGCTCGTCGAACGGCTGCGGGCCAAGGGCGAGGGCGGCACCGTGGTGTCGGTCGTCGGCGACGCGCACCCCCGGCACCTGGCGACCTGCCACGACGACGGGTGGGCCGCGGCGAAGGGGCTCGACTGGCGGGCGCACGCGGACGAGGTGCTGCGGCGGACGAGCTGA
- a CDS encoding SDR family oxidoreductase produces MPEQPDTTPPEQTQPYPGSTGEMAPEPRDEMRDYEGRGLLAGRRALITGGDSGIGRAVAVAFAKEGADVAVAYLSEHEDANHTRKLVEQAGRRCVLLPGDLGDRDHCASIVQQTVGELGGLDIVVNNVAYQAPVDSLEELTDEQWEHTFAVNIHSYYRVTKAALPHLRKGAAIINTSSINGLRGNKTLLDYSATKGAINAFTYSMAQNLVERGIRVNAVAPGPVWTPLIPATFPAEKVGSFGKQVPMQRAAHPDEIAPSYVFFASERMSSYYTGEILAPIGGETLPG; encoded by the coding sequence ATGCCTGAGCAACCTGACACCACACCACCGGAGCAGACCCAGCCGTACCCCGGCAGCACCGGCGAGATGGCACCCGAGCCGCGCGACGAGATGCGCGACTACGAGGGCCGCGGCCTGCTGGCCGGCAGGCGCGCGCTGATCACCGGAGGCGACTCCGGAATCGGCCGGGCCGTCGCCGTCGCCTTCGCCAAGGAGGGCGCCGACGTCGCCGTCGCCTACCTCAGCGAGCACGAGGACGCCAACCACACCCGCAAGCTGGTCGAGCAGGCCGGGCGGCGCTGCGTGCTGCTGCCCGGCGACCTGGGCGACCGCGACCACTGCGCGTCGATCGTCCAGCAGACGGTGGGCGAGCTGGGCGGCCTCGACATCGTGGTCAACAACGTGGCCTACCAGGCGCCGGTCGACTCGCTGGAGGAGCTGACGGACGAGCAGTGGGAGCACACCTTCGCGGTGAACATCCACAGCTACTACCGGGTCACCAAGGCCGCCCTGCCACACCTGCGGAAGGGCGCCGCGATCATCAACACGTCGTCGATCAACGGGCTGCGCGGCAACAAGACGCTGCTCGACTACTCGGCGACCAAGGGGGCGATCAACGCCTTCACCTACTCGATGGCCCAGAACCTGGTCGAGCGGGGCATCCGGGTCAACGCGGTCGCGCCGGGGCCGGTGTGGACGCCGCTGATCCCGGCGACGTTCCCGGCGGAGAAGGTCGGCTCGTTCGGCAAGCAGGTGCCGATGCAGCGGGCGGCCCACCCGGACGAGATCGCGCCGTCGTACGTGTTCTTCGCCAGCGAACGGATGTCGTCGTACTACACGGGCGAGATCCTCGCCCCGATCGGCGGCGAGACGCTCCCCGGCTGA
- a CDS encoding N-acetyltransferase, which produces MSLRITTLAERPEFASSLWDMDDAWPAFMMEDPIADLFYAIAEQAYADYVLVADDEAEPGRLVARACMIPYTSKDAELPDGGWDTVIRRGWLARERGLTTDRISALEITVRRDRLGTGVSPRMVAALREQAARLGFTELVAPVRPNQKHLEPHTPMTEYAARTRADGLPYDAWLRVHVRAGGRIVKVAPRSMVVAGTLAEWRSWTGSPFDRTGPVEVPGALAPVHCDVTHDHAVYVEPNVWVSHILTQG; this is translated from the coding sequence ATGTCGCTACGGATCACCACGCTCGCCGAGCGCCCCGAGTTCGCCTCCTCCCTCTGGGACATGGACGACGCGTGGCCGGCGTTCATGATGGAGGACCCGATCGCCGACCTGTTCTACGCGATCGCCGAGCAGGCGTACGCCGACTACGTCCTGGTCGCCGACGACGAGGCCGAGCCCGGCCGGCTGGTCGCGCGCGCGTGCATGATCCCGTACACGTCGAAGGACGCCGAGCTGCCCGACGGCGGCTGGGACACGGTGATCCGGCGCGGCTGGCTGGCGCGCGAGCGAGGGCTCACGACGGACCGGATCTCCGCCCTGGAGATCACCGTGCGGCGCGACCGGCTGGGGACGGGCGTCTCGCCGCGCATGGTGGCCGCGCTGCGCGAGCAGGCCGCCCGGCTGGGGTTCACCGAGCTGGTGGCGCCGGTCCGGCCCAACCAGAAGCACCTGGAGCCGCACACGCCGATGACCGAGTACGCCGCGCGCACGCGGGCCGACGGCCTGCCCTACGACGCGTGGCTGCGCGTGCACGTGCGGGCCGGCGGGCGGATCGTCAAGGTGGCCCCCCGGTCGATGGTGGTCGCCGGCACGCTGGCCGAGTGGCGCTCGTGGACCGGGTCGCCGTTCGACCGGACCGGTCCGGTGGAGGTGCCCGGCGCGCTCGCCCCCGTGCACTGCGACGTGACCCACGACCACGCCGTGTACGTGGAGCCGAACGTCTGGGTCAGCCACATCCTGACGCAGGGCTGA
- a CDS encoding Lrp/AsnC family transcriptional regulator has protein sequence MAHNAELDAVDLAILAELQNDARLPNKDLAERLGVAPSTALERVRSLRRRGVITGFRASVDTARLGRPLQALLALRVRPHTSQLVDPLRAFVLNLPETITLFHVAGAEDFLVHVAVADADHLHRLVLERFLIRPEIVHLHTTLVFKTEHQPVQRPSEL, from the coding sequence ATGGCGCATAATGCCGAACTGGATGCGGTGGACCTGGCGATCCTGGCCGAGTTGCAGAACGACGCGCGGCTGCCCAACAAGGACCTGGCCGAGCGACTCGGCGTCGCGCCGTCCACCGCCCTGGAGCGCGTGCGCTCGCTGCGCCGCCGGGGTGTCATCACGGGCTTCCGGGCCTCGGTGGACACGGCCCGGCTCGGCCGGCCGTTGCAGGCGCTGCTCGCCCTTCGCGTGCGCCCGCACACCAGCCAGCTCGTGGACCCGCTGCGGGCGTTCGTGCTGAACCTGCCCGAGACCATCACCCTGTTCCACGTCGCGGGCGCCGAGGACTTCCTCGTGCACGTCGCGGTGGCCGACGCCGACCACCTGCACCGGCTGGTGCTGGAGAGGTTCCTGATCCGGCCGGAGATCGTGCACCTGCACACCACCCTGGTGTTCAAGACCGAGCACCAGCCGGTGCAGCGACCCTCCGAGCTGTGA
- a CDS encoding pyridoxal phosphate-dependent decarboxylase family protein, which produces MWNIEEFTEAAGITVTALAAYVDESQRGAAPVVRRRPPRELADRLGLRDLIEKGGMTPDSYEDFLRTFLAEGTRLHHPAYLAHQTASPDFPAALADFVHGATNNPMAVYEMGAAAATVEFEVLRWMLAKVGFPAGGGVLTHGGSLANLTALLAARARAVPDAWDNGVPGDLVILAPPAAHYSVSRAASILGLGQRSLVPLETDALGRIDVTRLPDVSGKRVMALVAGACATGTGLYDDLGAIGAWCRERGIWFHVDGAHGASALLSERHAHLLDGVDLADSVIWDAHKMLRTSSLAAAVLVRREGDLDAAFRQEASYLFYGDQGFDLINRTVECTKAELGLKIFMNLAWRGERGIGDYVAGRYDTAHRFWELARRRPGFDLPYEPESNIVCFRYGGADQAGLRERMMRDGSFHLSSTELNGVRHLRVTVMAPATDDRTLEALLDEIVAIAA; this is translated from the coding sequence ATGTGGAACATTGAGGAGTTCACCGAGGCCGCGGGGATCACCGTGACGGCCCTGGCCGCGTACGTGGACGAGAGCCAGCGCGGCGCCGCCCCCGTGGTCAGGCGCCGGCCGCCCCGGGAACTGGCCGACCGGCTCGGCCTGCGCGACCTGATCGAGAAGGGCGGCATGACGCCGGACTCGTACGAGGACTTCCTGCGCACCTTCCTCGCCGAGGGGACGCGGCTGCACCACCCCGCCTACCTCGCGCACCAGACCGCCTCGCCCGACTTCCCGGCGGCGCTGGCCGACTTCGTGCACGGCGCCACGAACAACCCCATGGCCGTCTACGAGATGGGCGCGGCGGCGGCCACGGTGGAGTTCGAGGTGCTGCGGTGGATGCTGGCCAAGGTGGGGTTCCCGGCCGGGGGCGGCGTGCTGACGCACGGCGGTTCGCTGGCCAACCTGACCGCGCTGCTGGCCGCCCGGGCGCGGGCCGTTCCGGACGCCTGGGATAACGGTGTCCCCGGCGACCTGGTGATCCTCGCGCCGCCGGCGGCGCACTACTCCGTCTCGCGCGCCGCCTCCATCCTCGGGCTGGGGCAGCGCTCGCTGGTGCCGCTGGAGACCGACGCGCTGGGCCGGATCGACGTGACCCGCCTGCCCGACGTCTCGGGCAAGAGGGTGATGGCGCTGGTCGCGGGTGCGTGCGCCACCGGCACCGGCCTGTACGACGACCTGGGCGCGATCGGCGCGTGGTGCCGCGAGCGCGGCATCTGGTTCCACGTGGACGGCGCGCACGGCGCCTCCGCCCTGCTCAGCGAGCGGCACGCGCACCTGCTCGACGGCGTCGACCTGGCCGACTCGGTCATCTGGGACGCCCACAAGATGCTGCGCACCTCGTCCCTGGCCGCCGCGGTCCTCGTCCGCCGGGAGGGTGACCTCGACGCCGCCTTCAGGCAGGAGGCCAGCTACCTCTTCTACGGCGACCAGGGCTTCGACCTCATCAACCGCACCGTCGAGTGCACCAAGGCCGAGCTGGGACTGAAGATCTTCATGAACCTCGCCTGGCGCGGCGAGCGCGGCATCGGCGACTACGTGGCCGGCCGCTACGACACGGCCCACCGGTTCTGGGAGCTCGCCCGCCGGCGGCCCGGCTTCGACCTGCCGTACGAGCCGGAGAGCAACATCGTCTGCTTCCGGTACGGCGGGGCGGACCAGGCGGGCCTGCGGGAGCGGATGATGCGGGACGGCTCGTTCCACCTCTCCTCGACCGAGCTGAACGGCGTCCGCCACCTGCGCGTCACGGTCATGGCCCCGGCCACGGACGACCGGACCCTGGAGGCCCTGCTCGACGAGATCGTCGCCATCGCCGCCTGA
- a CDS encoding SDR family NAD(P)-dependent oxidoreductase: MRELSGKVAVVTGAASGIGRALAVRFAAEGMSLMLADVDPGGLAETARLAGDTKVLTQITDVSDEDSVRHLADRAFGELGAVHLLCNNAGVYQGGHLWTRTPEDFTWLLGVNLWGVLHGVGAFVPRMIEQDTEGHIVNTVSVAGLLAGPRAGGYAVSKYAALAASQSLAHDLIATGSKLRVTALCPGAVRTRINRSERVRPVHLAVAPGPDDLDQQGRVDAAVDKGIDPSRVADMVVAAVHEERFLLITHPEHETGLRRQTEILLAGGLPPL, from the coding sequence GTGCGAGAACTCTCCGGCAAGGTCGCGGTGGTCACGGGCGCGGCGAGCGGCATCGGCAGGGCACTGGCCGTCCGCTTCGCGGCGGAGGGCATGTCACTGATGCTGGCCGACGTCGATCCCGGCGGCCTGGCGGAGACGGCGCGGCTGGCGGGCGATACCAAGGTGCTCACCCAGATCACCGACGTGTCCGACGAGGACTCCGTGCGCCACCTGGCCGATCGCGCCTTCGGCGAGCTGGGCGCCGTCCACCTCCTGTGCAACAACGCGGGCGTCTACCAGGGCGGCCACCTGTGGACGCGCACCCCCGAGGACTTCACCTGGCTGCTCGGCGTCAACCTGTGGGGCGTGCTCCACGGCGTCGGCGCGTTCGTGCCTCGCATGATCGAGCAGGACACCGAGGGACACATCGTCAACACCGTGTCGGTGGCCGGCCTGCTGGCCGGGCCGCGGGCCGGCGGTTACGCCGTCAGCAAGTACGCCGCGCTCGCCGCCTCGCAGTCGCTCGCCCACGACCTGATCGCCACCGGCTCCAAGCTCCGCGTCACCGCCCTGTGCCCCGGCGCGGTCCGCACCCGGATCAACCGCTCCGAGCGGGTGCGCCCGGTCCACCTGGCCGTCGCGCCCGGCCCCGACGACCTCGACCAGCAGGGCCGCGTCGACGCCGCCGTCGACAAGGGCATCGACCCGTCGCGGGTCGCCGACATGGTCGTCGCCGCCGTCCACGAGGAGCGCTTCCTGCTGATCACCCACCCCGAGCACGAGACCGGCCTGCGCCGGCAGACCGAGATCCTGCTCGCGGGCGGGCTGCCCCCGCTGTAG